One segment of Arthrobacter sp. MMS18-M83 DNA contains the following:
- a CDS encoding family 78 glycoside hydrolase catalytic domain, which yields MTTIPAPTALTTNRRVNPIGIDSTIPEFGWQSESGQAQSGYEIEVFADNGTAVWLSGFIAGTEPFGVAYRGESLVSRQRYIWRVRVTLEGGEQSVWSRSATFETGILDASEWSALWVTDSDPEPQKTLRSLYFRAETELRGDVRRARAYASALGWYKLFINGTDVTGDALVPRFTPFDDYVEYQAYDVTDLLKSGSNILAAAVGDGRFRGRNGYKSTGVIYGDRLALIVQIHVEFTDGTEAVLSTDRNWVVGGGPILTADPKTGERVDLRISTTDWLQPGGAPINATPVRQLPAHRRVLVAEELERVTLVSTRRGTISRTPSGVQIVDFGQNFSGIARIRLKGYSGQSVRLSYGEVLTPQGEFDEHYLDFPTKTKEWFQRDEVTLPAGSVDYTPWFTFKGFRYLAVQPAEGDVVIEDVQGLVYTSDIAAAAQFETSDPRLNQLWSNIEWSLRSNFLDVPMDCPTRERSGYTGDLQVFGKTAAVMVDSDNYIRRFLRNLEADQYEDGGVPAYAPREWSDFRREREPLRNWGPVTGWGDATTILPMVLHEYYGDIEVLRRQYASARAWVEYLREFAATKKGLVRRFGHRFGVHEKYIVDHGRQVGEWLRPGTNIITESIATMIRPPAEVATAYLAYSAKLLSAMAELIGNGPDVKRFEAIATEVRAAYRAAFVRSSGRRIGADMQDDYVRALAFDLLAPHERAGALGRLVELVQKADYHLGTGFLSTPMLLPVLCDNGRPDIAYRLLMQTTVPSWLAEVDMGATTVWETWEGYKKNGNAFMSHNHYAFGSVASWLVEYVLGIRPLEAGYRRILFAPTPGGGLARAAGSVTTPYGQASSNWSIDDGVVSLNVTVPNGTSAEVRLGDGTAHEVGAGDHQFTWPVNAVLTRV from the coding sequence ATGACAACAATCCCCGCCCCCACTGCTCTCACCACCAATCGACGGGTCAACCCCATCGGAATCGACTCGACGATCCCAGAATTCGGCTGGCAATCCGAGAGCGGCCAAGCGCAGTCTGGCTACGAGATCGAGGTCTTCGCCGACAACGGCACCGCCGTATGGTTGTCCGGCTTCATCGCTGGCACAGAGCCCTTCGGAGTTGCCTACCGAGGAGAATCACTGGTCTCACGCCAGCGATACATCTGGCGGGTGCGGGTGACGCTCGAAGGTGGAGAGCAGTCCGTGTGGAGCCGATCAGCGACCTTCGAGACCGGAATCCTCGACGCGTCAGAATGGTCCGCATTGTGGGTTACGGACAGCGATCCCGAACCGCAAAAAACCCTGCGATCACTGTACTTCCGTGCAGAGACGGAGCTTCGGGGTGACGTACGGAGGGCGCGAGCGTACGCAAGTGCCTTGGGCTGGTACAAATTGTTCATCAACGGAACCGACGTCACAGGAGACGCCCTTGTGCCGCGATTCACTCCGTTCGACGATTATGTCGAATATCAGGCTTACGACGTCACCGACCTGCTCAAGTCGGGGAGCAACATTCTCGCCGCGGCCGTCGGGGATGGACGCTTCCGTGGGCGCAACGGATACAAGTCCACGGGAGTCATCTATGGGGACCGCCTAGCCCTGATTGTTCAAATCCATGTGGAGTTCACCGACGGCACCGAGGCGGTTCTCTCTACGGATCGGAACTGGGTCGTCGGTGGAGGCCCCATCTTGACCGCCGATCCGAAGACCGGCGAGCGGGTCGATCTCCGCATAAGCACGACTGATTGGCTGCAGCCAGGCGGAGCGCCTATCAACGCCACTCCAGTACGCCAGCTTCCAGCCCACCGTCGCGTTCTGGTAGCCGAGGAACTCGAGCGGGTGACATTGGTCAGCACCCGACGGGGGACGATTTCCCGTACCCCTTCGGGGGTTCAGATTGTCGACTTCGGCCAGAACTTTTCAGGCATTGCGCGAATCCGACTGAAGGGATACTCGGGTCAGTCGGTGCGACTTTCGTACGGTGAAGTGCTGACCCCACAGGGCGAGTTCGATGAGCACTACCTCGATTTCCCAACGAAAACGAAGGAGTGGTTCCAAAGGGACGAGGTGACTCTCCCCGCGGGATCAGTCGACTACACGCCCTGGTTTACATTCAAGGGATTCCGATACCTCGCCGTTCAACCGGCCGAAGGCGACGTCGTCATTGAGGACGTTCAGGGCCTCGTTTACACGTCCGATATTGCAGCGGCAGCGCAGTTCGAAACCTCCGACCCGCGACTGAACCAACTCTGGTCGAACATCGAGTGGTCCCTCCGCTCCAATTTTCTTGACGTTCCCATGGACTGCCCGACGCGGGAACGCAGCGGGTACACCGGAGATCTCCAGGTGTTCGGGAAGACAGCGGCCGTCATGGTCGATTCCGACAATTACATCCGTCGATTTCTCCGTAATCTCGAAGCCGACCAGTATGAGGACGGCGGCGTGCCCGCTTACGCACCGCGCGAATGGTCGGACTTCCGCCGGGAGCGGGAACCGCTCAGGAACTGGGGGCCGGTCACCGGATGGGGAGATGCGACCACCATCCTGCCGATGGTGCTGCACGAGTACTACGGTGACATCGAGGTACTCCGGCGCCAATACGCCTCCGCCCGCGCCTGGGTCGAATACCTCAGGGAGTTCGCTGCAACTAAGAAAGGGCTCGTGCGCCGGTTCGGACATCGGTTTGGCGTCCACGAGAAATACATCGTCGACCACGGCCGGCAGGTAGGGGAGTGGCTCCGGCCCGGCACCAACATCATCACCGAGTCGATCGCAACCATGATCCGGCCCCCCGCAGAGGTTGCCACGGCATATCTCGCCTATTCCGCCAAGTTGCTTTCGGCAATGGCGGAATTGATCGGCAACGGCCCCGACGTCAAGCGATTCGAAGCCATCGCGACCGAGGTGCGAGCCGCATACAGAGCCGCCTTCGTGCGCAGCAGTGGCCGGAGAATTGGCGCGGACATGCAAGACGACTACGTCCGGGCATTGGCGTTCGACCTCCTGGCTCCGCACGAGCGAGCCGGTGCACTCGGGCGACTTGTCGAGCTCGTGCAGAAGGCCGACTATCACCTCGGGACCGGGTTCCTCAGCACACCCATGCTCCTGCCGGTTCTCTGCGACAACGGGCGACCCGATATTGCGTATCGACTCCTTATGCAAACAACTGTTCCCTCCTGGCTCGCCGAGGTCGACATGGGAGCGACCACCGTCTGGGAAACGTGGGAAGGGTACAAGAAGAACGGCAACGCCTTCATGTCTCACAACCACTATGCATTCGGGTCAGTCGCAAGCTGGCTTGTCGAATACGTTCTCGGAATCCGCCCGCTGGAGGCCGGATATCGTCGCATCCTGTTCGCGCCCACCCCGGGCGGTGGCCTCGCACGAGCGGCCGGGTCAGTGACCACACCATATGGCCAGGCCAGCTCAAACTGGTCGATCGACGATGGCGTCGTTTCCCTCAACGTTACCGTGCCAAACGGCACGTCCGCGGAGGTGCGCCTCGGTGATGGAACCGCGCATGAGGTCGGCGCCGGCGACCATCAGTTCACCTGGCCGGTCAACGCAGTACTCACCCGTGTCTGA
- a CDS encoding MFS transporter — MTLPESIALDKGVALRGLDVIEAPIARPATRSLTPWLLIQALVTYGVFGAVQAVLIPNQLSIIDPIHKIGDYATIAAFFATVSVVSQPLIGAFSDRTRSRLGRRALWMLIGAALGAAAMAVMSVSNNVIAVGLCAAVLSLGLNAIIAPMSAVLPDRYPVERRGIASAMIGLGSLLGGTVGSIAAAMLAAQLGIAYMSFAIALLAITVLFLVFYRDFSSKDVPLERFSLKAFVKSFWVSPRKHPEFGWAFLARFLFVLGFASVSTFTFFLLTDYVGLSLDEANAKVGLVGLAALPGMIIAVLLTGILSDKLGRRRIFIWVGSAILIVGVLVPLLMPTVLGIIVMTVLSGFGYGMYQASDVVLMTQVLPKGGTAVGKDLGILNIATGIPQALAPAVAAFVISTVFAYPGLFMSAGIIVFIGAIAIIPIKSVR; from the coding sequence ATGACCTTGCCCGAAAGCATTGCCCTGGACAAGGGCGTGGCCCTGCGGGGCTTGGACGTGATCGAAGCTCCGATCGCGCGGCCTGCAACGCGAAGTCTCACGCCGTGGCTCCTGATCCAGGCTCTCGTGACGTATGGCGTGTTCGGCGCTGTTCAGGCAGTCCTTATCCCGAACCAGCTGAGCATCATCGATCCGATACACAAGATCGGGGACTACGCGACGATCGCGGCCTTTTTCGCAACTGTCTCGGTCGTCTCGCAACCACTCATTGGCGCATTCTCGGACCGGACCCGATCGCGTTTGGGCCGACGAGCTCTGTGGATGCTTATCGGAGCAGCACTAGGTGCCGCGGCAATGGCGGTCATGAGCGTGTCGAACAATGTGATCGCCGTGGGTTTGTGCGCCGCAGTCCTTAGCCTAGGGCTCAACGCAATTATTGCCCCGATGAGTGCGGTGCTGCCCGACCGCTACCCGGTAGAGCGTCGCGGGATCGCGTCGGCCATGATTGGTCTTGGCTCCCTTTTAGGAGGAACCGTCGGTTCAATCGCCGCTGCGATGTTGGCCGCGCAGCTCGGAATTGCGTATATGAGCTTCGCAATCGCGCTCTTGGCCATCACGGTGCTGTTCCTGGTCTTTTACCGCGATTTCTCCTCGAAGGACGTGCCGCTGGAGCGGTTCTCGCTTAAGGCCTTTGTCAAATCGTTCTGGGTGAGCCCCCGGAAGCACCCTGAGTTCGGGTGGGCGTTCCTGGCCAGATTCCTTTTCGTACTCGGGTTCGCGTCGGTCAGCACGTTCACTTTCTTCCTTCTCACCGACTATGTGGGACTCTCGCTTGACGAAGCGAACGCAAAAGTCGGCTTGGTTGGACTCGCGGCGCTGCCCGGGATGATCATCGCGGTCCTGCTCACCGGAATCCTTTCTGACAAGCTCGGGCGGCGGAGGATCTTTATTTGGGTAGGGTCAGCGATTCTCATCGTCGGCGTCCTCGTGCCGCTGCTGATGCCGACCGTCCTGGGCATCATCGTGATGACCGTTCTCAGCGGATTCGGGTACGGCATGTACCAGGCATCCGATGTCGTCTTGATGACCCAGGTTTTGCCGAAGGGGGGAACGGCTGTCGGCAAAGACCTTGGCATTCTCAACATCGCTACCGGCATCCCGCAGGCACTCGCCCCGGCTGTGGCCGCGTTCGTCATCTCAACCGTCTTCGCCTACCCGGGGCTCTTCATGTCCGCCGGAATCATCGTCTTCATCGGAGCCATTGCCATCATCCCTATCAAGAGTGTCCGCTGA
- a CDS encoding MarR family winged helix-turn-helix transcriptional regulator, with product MPRPKTVAELPHLDTEGMQPIRSGQRPELGSALNFIVTASNSAAMRELVMERSDFPLRGDMPAFLLLNQLVYRGAARPTDMADAIQTSRSSVSRIVTRLEAAGLIMRTPDPNDDRALVIGLTLSGRTVGQRIVDLGEQIFSSVLDEWSEDELIFLERLVVKLARSMERASRHLFSSVSGPSWPLEKVGEK from the coding sequence ATGCCTCGGCCGAAAACAGTCGCGGAACTGCCTCATCTGGATACTGAAGGCATGCAACCAATCCGATCAGGGCAGCGACCGGAGCTGGGGTCGGCACTCAACTTCATCGTGACGGCCTCCAACTCGGCCGCAATGCGCGAGCTCGTCATGGAGCGAAGCGATTTCCCGCTGCGGGGAGACATGCCCGCATTCTTGCTCCTGAACCAGCTGGTCTATCGTGGCGCCGCAAGGCCAACCGATATGGCCGACGCCATCCAGACAAGCAGGTCGAGCGTTTCGCGGATTGTCACCCGCCTCGAAGCGGCCGGGCTAATCATGCGTACGCCCGACCCGAATGACGATCGCGCCCTCGTTATAGGCCTCACCCTGAGCGGCCGCACGGTGGGTCAGCGGATAGTCGACCTAGGGGAGCAGATCTTTTCGAGCGTGCTCGACGAGTGGAGCGAGGATGAGCTGATCTTCCTCGAGCGCCTGGTGGTCAAGCTCGCGCGCTCGATGGAGCGCGCCAGCCGCCACCTGTTTTCAAGCGTTTCCGGCCCTTCATGGCCACTCGAGAAAGTCGGGGAAAAATAA